The sequence CGAGTTGCGTTGGAATACGGGCAGACCTGGTGCGCCTTCTCGGTCAATTCGAGAGCCTCGTCCCGCGAGAGGTGGGGCAGGGACACTTCGAGGGTCACGGCGAGACCGAAACCGCCGCCATTCGCCGAGCCGATTCCGACGCGCGCACCGACCGCCGAGTCGGTGACATCTGCCTTGGCCTGGCGGGCCACCATCTGCAGTGCCGAGTGGAAGCACGCGGCGTAGCCGGCGGCGAACAACTGCTCCGGGTTGGTGCCGTTGCCCGAACCGCCCATCTCGACGGGGATGGCAAGGTCGAGATCGAGTCGGCCGTCCGAGGTGCGGGCGCGGCCGTTGCGGCCCTCTCCGGTGGCGAGGGCTTCGGCGGTGTAGAGAATCTGCACGGGATTACTTCCTTTTCAGGGGATCGGTTGCGGTGTACTGGTGTAGCGATTCGGTGAGACGACTCAAGGTGTCGCGGAGGGCGACGAGCTCGTCGACGTCCATACCCGTCGAGCCGGCCAGTGCGGCCGGAATGCCCACGGCGGAATGCCGCAGCTGGTTCCCGGCCTCGGTGAGGTGGATACCGACCCGCCGCTCGTCGGCCGAGTCGCGACGACGCTCGACCAACCCGAGAGATTCGAGTCTCTTGAGTAGCGGCGAGAGGGTGCCGGTATCGAGATTCAGGGCGTCGCAGATGTCGCGCACGCCGCGGCCGTCCCGTTCCCACAGCACCAGCAGAACCAGGTACTGCGGGTACGTCACGCCCAACTTCTCGAGCAGCGACCGGTAGGTGGCCGTCATGGCCCGCGATGCCGAGTAAAGGGCAAAGCACAACTGGCGGTCGAGGGTGAGAGGGTCGGTCACCCCAGAATGATTGCACACAACTTAATTGTGCGCAACAAAGATGGGTGCGGCTTTTTCTCTTGGCGACTGCGCTTAGACTGTCGCCAGTGACACGGGGTGCTGCCCGGCGAAAGCTGGGCGGCTGAGAACACACCCGTCGAACCTGAACTAGGTAGTGCTAGCGAAGGGATGTCGCGCCGACCGCTGATGCGTGCGGTCGTCCGGCGTTCCTCGCGGCCGGACGAAAGGTGCGCAATGCAGATCGACAAGCAGATCGTTCTCGTGACCGGGGGTGGACGCGGCCTCGGTTCCGCCATCGTGCGCTCGTTCGCCGAGCAGGGCGCACGGGTGGTGGTGAACTACCGTCGTAGCCGAGACGCGGCCGAGGAGCTCGCAGCGGAGGTGGGCGACGGGCAGGCCATCGCGCTACAGGCCGATGTCACGAACCGCGAACAAGTGGACGCCCTGTTCGGCGCGGCGGCAGACCACTTCGGCTCACCGATCACCACCGTGATCAACAACGCGCTCGCCGATTTCTCCTTCAACGGCGACGCCCGCGACAAGGCCGACACCATCTCGTGGGACGCCTTCGACGCGCAGCTGCAAGGAAGTGTCAAGGCGACTCTGAACACTACGCAAGCCGCGCTACCGGGCATGCGCTCCATCGGCTTCGGTCGCATCGTCACCATCGGAACCAACTTGTTCCAGAACCCCGTGGTTCCCTACCACGATTACACGGCGGCCAAGGCTGCAGCACTGTCACTGACCCGCACGCTCGCCGCCGATCTCGGTCCCGACGGCATCACGGTGAACATGGTGTCGGGCGGGCTGCTGCGCACCACGGACGCCAGCGCCGCCACTCCGGACGAGGTGTTCGACCTCATTGCGGCGAGTACGCCCCTGCAACGCGTCACCACTCCGGAAGAATTCGCCGACGCGGTGCTGTTCTTCGCCTCTCCGTGGTCGCGTTCGGTGACCGGCCAGAATCTCGTCGTCGACGGGGGATTGGTCAAAGACTGATGGCAGCACGTAAACAACTGCACCTCAACGCATTTCTTTTCGCCTGCGGACACCACGGCGCCGCCTGGCGGCACCCGGCGTCGCAGGTGGAACGGCTCACCGACATCGCCTACTACGAAGAGTTGGCGCAGACCGCAGAACGTGGCTGCTTCGACGCCGTCTTCTTCGCCGACGGACACTCGGTGCGAGACCCCGCCGCCGGCGGACTGTGGTTTCTCGAACCGCTGACGGCGTTGTCGGCGATGGCCCGGGCGACGGAGCGAATCGGGCTGGTCACCACCGTGTCCAGCACCTTCTACACGCCCTTCCACGCCGCCCGGATGCTTGCGTCGCTCGACCACATCAGTGGTGGCCGGGCCGGGTGGAACGTCGTGACCTCCATGTTCGACGCGGAGGCCCGTAACCACGGACTCGAGGAAATGCCGCCGCACGACGAGCGGTACTCGCGCGCCGCCGAGTTCGTCGACGTGGCACTCGCGCTCTGGGATTCATGGGACGCGGACGCGTTGGAACTCGACCGGGGCGGGGTGTTCGCCGACCCGGCGAAGGTCGCCCCGATTCATCACCGCGGCAAGCATTTTCTGGTGGACGGCCCGCTGAACGTGCCGAGGTCGCCGCAGGGGCGTCCCGTCCTCTTCCAGGCCGGTGCCTCCGAGCAGGGCCGCGACCTGGCGGCCCGCTGCGCCGAGGGAATCTATGCCGTGGCGTACGACCTCGAATCCGCTCAGAATTACTACCGAGACGTCAAGCGGCGCATCCGTGGTGCGGGCCGCGATGCCGACGCCGTGACCGTGATGCCCGGTCTCGTCACCTACGTCGGATCGACCACCGAGGAGGCACACAGGAAGAAGGCCGAACTCGACGCCCTGCTGCCGGTCGAACAGTCGATCGCGCAACTGTCCCTGTTCACGCACCAAGACTGCAGTGAGTGGGAACTGGACGCGCCCGTCCCCGACCTGCCACCGCTCTCCGAGTTCACCGGACCGCAGGGCCGCTACGACACCATCCTGCGCATCATCGAGAAGGATCGGCCCACGGTCCGCGCGCTGCTGGGAACACTGGCCGCCGGTGGTGGGCACTGCACGATGATCGGCACGCCGGAGTCGATCGCCGACGACATCGAACGGTGGTTCCACGGAGGTGGCGCCGACGGCTTCAATCTGATGCCGCCGATCTATCCGGACGCCCTCACCGACTTCGTCGACGAGGTCGTTCCCGTACTGCAGAAGCGCGGACTGTTCCGGACCGAGTACGAGACGGCGACGTTGAGGGAACATCTGTCTTCGCCACCACAATGAACACAACCTTCTCTACGTCCGTAACAGTGACTGTGAGCGCCCGCTCGATCAACACTTGCTGTTGTCGCGATCACATTGCGACTTTCGAGGTGCGGACGAGGAGTGGCAATGCTGGTAGCACTCGGCTTTCTGATGGTGGCCGTGTTCATGTTCTTGATCATGTCCAAACGGGCCACCCCAGTGGTCGGGCTGATTGCCGTCCCGGTCGCGTTCGGTATCGCGGCCGGGGCCGGTTTGGGTATCGGCGACATGATCACCGACGGGATCAAAGCGCTGGCGCCCACTGCGGCACTGCTGTTCTTCGCGATCATCTTCTTCGGGATCATGATCGACGTCGGGCTCTTCGACCCACTGGTGAAGGTGATTCTCAAGCTCGTCCGCAACGATCCCATGCGGCTCGTCGTCGGCACGGCAGTCCTGGCCATGGTGGTGTCGCTGGACGGTGACGGGTCGACGACCTTCATCATCGTCACCTCGGCACTGCTCCCGCTCTACCTGAAACTGAAGGTGAGCCCCGTCGTTCTCACCGTCGTCGCCGGTCTATCGAACGGTGCGATGAACATCATCCCGTGGGGTGGGCCGACCGTCCGAGCTGCTGCGGCACTCGGGATCTCCCCGTCCGACGTCTTCGTGCCGATGATTCCTTCGCTCGTTGCCGGACTGGTCATCGTGCTGCTCTTCGCCGTGCAGCTCGGCTACTCCGAACGACGACGCATCGGCACCCTGGTTCTCACATCCGAGCGTCTGCTCGTCGGCGCGGGATCCTCGCGAACTCGGGTGGGTTCCGGCGGCGCAGACGGTGGCAGCGGCAACGCAACCGGCGGTTCCGGAGATTCCGGGTCGGACGACGGGCTCGACGGCTTCGTCGACGGACTGGACCCCGAGCGGCCGACGCTGCGACCGAAGCTGTTGTGGTTCAACGCTGCTCTGAGCGTGGGTCTGCTGGCCGTGCTCGTGATGGACGTCCTGCCCATCCCGGTGCTCTTCATGGTGGCGGCATCGATCGCCTTGATGGCGAACTTCCCCCGCGTCAAGGAGCAGCAGGAAGCCATCACCCGGCACTCGTCGAGCATCGTCTCGGTGGTGGCGATGGTGTTCGCCGCAGCCGTGCTCACGGGAGTCT comes from Rhodococcus oxybenzonivorans and encodes:
- a CDS encoding organic hydroperoxide resistance protein, yielding MQILYTAEALATGEGRNGRARTSDGRLDLDLAIPVEMGGSGNGTNPEQLFAAGYAACFHSALQMVARQAKADVTDSAVGARVGIGSANGGGFGLAVTLEVSLPHLSRDEALELTEKAHQVCPYSNATRGNVEVTLDVTED
- a CDS encoding MarR family winged helix-turn-helix transcriptional regulator; its protein translation is MTDPLTLDRQLCFALYSASRAMTATYRSLLEKLGVTYPQYLVLLVLWERDGRGVRDICDALNLDTGTLSPLLKRLESLGLVERRRDSADERRVGIHLTEAGNQLRHSAVGIPAALAGSTGMDVDELVALRDTLSRLTESLHQYTATDPLKRK
- a CDS encoding 3-oxoacyl-ACP reductase is translated as MQIDKQIVLVTGGGRGLGSAIVRSFAEQGARVVVNYRRSRDAAEELAAEVGDGQAIALQADVTNREQVDALFGAAADHFGSPITTVINNALADFSFNGDARDKADTISWDAFDAQLQGSVKATLNTTQAALPGMRSIGFGRIVTIGTNLFQNPVVPYHDYTAAKAAALSLTRTLAADLGPDGITVNMVSGGLLRTTDASAATPDEVFDLIAASTPLQRVTTPEEFADAVLFFASPWSRSVTGQNLVVDGGLVKD
- a CDS encoding LLM class flavin-dependent oxidoreductase, with protein sequence MAARKQLHLNAFLFACGHHGAAWRHPASQVERLTDIAYYEELAQTAERGCFDAVFFADGHSVRDPAAGGLWFLEPLTALSAMARATERIGLVTTVSSTFYTPFHAARMLASLDHISGGRAGWNVVTSMFDAEARNHGLEEMPPHDERYSRAAEFVDVALALWDSWDADALELDRGGVFADPAKVAPIHHRGKHFLVDGPLNVPRSPQGRPVLFQAGASEQGRDLAARCAEGIYAVAYDLESAQNYYRDVKRRIRGAGRDADAVTVMPGLVTYVGSTTEEAHRKKAELDALLPVEQSIAQLSLFTHQDCSEWELDAPVPDLPPLSEFTGPQGRYDTILRIIEKDRPTVRALLGTLAAGGGHCTMIGTPESIADDIERWFHGGGADGFNLMPPIYPDALTDFVDEVVPVLQKRGLFRTEYETATLREHLSSPPQ
- a CDS encoding CitMHS family transporter, yielding MLVALGFLMVAVFMFLIMSKRATPVVGLIAVPVAFGIAAGAGLGIGDMITDGIKALAPTAALLFFAIIFFGIMIDVGLFDPLVKVILKLVRNDPMRLVVGTAVLAMVVSLDGDGSTTFIIVTSALLPLYLKLKVSPVVLTVVAGLSNGAMNIIPWGGPTVRAAAALGISPSDVFVPMIPSLVAGLVIVLLFAVQLGYSERRRIGTLVLTSERLLVGAGSSRTRVGSGGADGGSGNATGGSGDSGSDDGLDGFVDGLDPERPTLRPKLLWFNAALSVGLLAVLVMDVLPIPVLFMVAASIALMANFPRVKEQQEAITRHSSSIVSVVAMVFAAAVLTGVFQGTGMVEAMAQWLLEIIPASLGPHLAVITGVLSLPFTFFMSNDAFYFGVMPVLAETASTYGIEPVEMARASITGQTFHMQSPLVPAILLLVTLAGVSLADHHKKVLWRAALVSLTMLVVGVLAGQIPW